The proteins below come from a single Sporosarcina sp. FSL K6-3457 genomic window:
- the galU gene encoding UTP--glucose-1-phosphate uridylyltransferase GalU, which translates to MKKITKAVIPAAGLGTRFLPATKAQPKEMLPIVDKPTIQYIVEEAVASGIEDIIIISGRSKRSIEDHFDKSYELENSLAEKEQWDMLQEIQDISSLANIHYIRQKEPKGLGDAIYCAKSFIGNEPFAVLLGDIVLQSEQPVLSQLMDVYEENQISVIGVQNVPKEEVKNYGIIDPVTPQDSTGVIEVKSFVEKPTVEEAPSTLAIMGRYILTPGIFEALERTSLGAGGEIQLTDAIELLKDKERILACAVKGAVHDIGSKVGFVKATIDFALEREELRADVLNYMELLIQKARKTV; encoded by the coding sequence TTGAAAAAAATAACAAAAGCAGTCATACCGGCAGCTGGGCTAGGCACTCGGTTTCTCCCTGCCACAAAAGCGCAACCGAAAGAAATGTTACCAATTGTGGATAAACCGACCATTCAATATATCGTAGAAGAAGCAGTGGCATCAGGCATCGAAGATATCATCATTATTAGCGGCCGCAGTAAACGATCCATAGAAGATCATTTTGATAAGTCATATGAACTTGAAAATAGTTTGGCCGAAAAAGAGCAATGGGATATGTTGCAGGAAATTCAAGATATTTCATCACTAGCAAATATCCACTATATCCGTCAAAAAGAACCCAAGGGCTTGGGCGATGCGATTTACTGTGCTAAAAGTTTTATCGGGAATGAACCGTTTGCGGTATTACTTGGCGATATCGTTTTACAGTCGGAGCAACCTGTACTGTCCCAGTTGATGGATGTATACGAAGAAAATCAGATATCCGTAATAGGTGTCCAAAACGTGCCAAAAGAAGAAGTAAAAAACTATGGGATAATCGATCCAGTGACTCCACAAGATTCAACAGGTGTGATTGAAGTAAAAAGTTTTGTTGAAAAACCAACTGTCGAAGAAGCACCATCTACATTGGCAATTATGGGTCGCTATATTTTAACACCTGGGATTTTTGAGGCGCTTGAACGCACATCACTAGGCGCAGGAGGAGAAATCCAACTAACAGATGCAATAGAGCTATTGAAGGACAAAGAGAGAATTTTAGCTTGTGCTGTCAAAGGTGCTGTTCATGATATTGGCAGTAAGGTTGGTTTTGTAAAAGCGACAATCGATTTCGCGCTTGAACGGGAAGAATTGCGAGCGGATGTTCTTAACTACATGGAATTGTTAATACAGAAAGCGAGGAAAACGGTGTGA
- the pseB gene encoding UDP-N-acetylglucosamine 4,6-dehydratase (inverting): protein MLTDKTILVTGGTGSFGKKFIGKILEGNVKKVIVFSRDELKQYEMAQEFKDSRLRFFIGDVRDKERLSRAFDGVDIVIHAAAMKHVEACEYNPFEAVKTNIYGAQNIIEVAIDRNVEKVIALSTDKAAAPVNLYGATKLASDKLFVAANSYVGEKHTKFSVVRYGNVVGSRGSVIPFFNKVKETGRLPVTDERMTRFWITLDKGVEFVLDNLGRMQGGEIFVPKIPSMNIMDLARAIAPECEIDIVGIRPGEKLHEVMITQDDARHTVEFGDYYTIVPEFSWWGSKVQKGEKVSEGFVYSSETNTAWLTVSELEKMIEEQLV from the coding sequence ATGTTAACAGACAAAACGATATTAGTAACCGGTGGGACTGGCTCATTCGGCAAGAAATTCATCGGGAAAATACTAGAAGGAAATGTGAAAAAAGTAATTGTCTTCAGTCGTGATGAATTAAAACAATATGAAATGGCACAGGAATTCAAAGATTCACGCTTGCGCTTTTTTATAGGGGATGTAAGGGATAAGGAGCGGCTTAGCCGAGCATTCGATGGTGTAGACATTGTTATTCATGCTGCTGCGATGAAACATGTTGAAGCATGTGAATACAATCCATTTGAAGCTGTAAAAACAAATATTTATGGGGCTCAAAATATTATCGAAGTGGCAATTGACCGGAATGTTGAAAAAGTTATTGCACTAAGTACTGATAAAGCAGCTGCGCCCGTCAATCTGTATGGTGCAACGAAACTAGCATCTGATAAACTTTTTGTCGCAGCTAACTCGTATGTGGGAGAGAAACATACTAAGTTTTCTGTCGTACGTTATGGAAATGTTGTCGGTAGTCGCGGCAGTGTAATCCCTTTCTTTAACAAAGTAAAAGAAACAGGCAGACTACCTGTAACGGATGAGCGAATGACTCGCTTTTGGATTACCCTCGATAAGGGGGTTGAATTTGTTCTGGATAATTTAGGAAGAATGCAAGGGGGCGAAATCTTTGTTCCTAAAATTCCGAGTATGAATATTATGGATTTGGCCCGTGCCATTGCGCCGGAATGTGAAATTGACATTGTCGGTATACGTCCAGGGGAAAAACTTCATGAAGTAATGATCACACAGGATGATGCAAGACATACGGTGGAGTTTGGAGATTATTATACAATTGTTCCGGAATTTTCTTGGTGGGGAAGTAAAGTACAAAAGGGTGAAAAAGTCTCAGAAGGCTTTGTCTATTCAAGTGAAACGAATACGGCATGGTTGACGGTGAGTGAGCTAGAGAAAATGATTGAGGAGCAATTGGTATGA
- the galE gene encoding UDP-glucose 4-epimerase GalE: MIAVIGGAGYIGSHTVKMLDESGVEIVVFDNLSTGHREFVPDHIPFVEGDLGNNLDLQNLFTRYPSIRTVIHFAALAYVGESVQAPAKYYENNVINTVRLLDAMIQYEVKEFVFSSTCAVYGNPVQPKLTEEHPKNPINPYGRTKWMVEQVLHDYSQAYGLRYVALRYFNAAGASPQAEIGEWHDPETHLIPLVLDVVAGERESITVFGDDYDTKDGTCIRDYIHVVDLAQAHQKAVDYMRAEKKNDVFNLGNGSGYSVFDVIQTVEQVTGHSVSVNVVGRRDGDPAVLIGSAEKAQRVLGWNPMYGTLTDIISTAWVWHQKMNGGKK, from the coding sequence ATGATTGCGGTCATTGGTGGCGCTGGCTACATTGGTTCCCATACAGTTAAAATGCTTGATGAAAGCGGCGTAGAAATTGTTGTTTTTGATAATCTAAGTACGGGGCATCGTGAATTTGTGCCAGATCATATTCCATTTGTGGAAGGTGATTTAGGGAACAACCTAGACCTTCAAAATCTATTCACACGATATCCGTCCATTCGAACAGTCATTCATTTTGCAGCGCTAGCTTATGTCGGAGAATCAGTTCAAGCACCAGCAAAGTATTACGAAAATAACGTGATCAATACGGTTCGCCTACTAGATGCAATGATTCAATATGAAGTGAAAGAATTCGTCTTTTCCTCGACATGTGCTGTATATGGGAATCCAGTACAACCGAAGTTAACAGAAGAACATCCTAAAAATCCAATCAATCCATATGGACGAACAAAATGGATGGTTGAACAAGTGCTCCATGATTACAGTCAAGCTTACGGTCTACGATATGTCGCGCTTCGTTATTTTAATGCAGCGGGCGCATCCCCACAAGCGGAGATTGGGGAGTGGCATGACCCTGAAACGCATCTTATACCACTTGTACTTGATGTAGTAGCAGGCGAGAGGGAAAGTATTACTGTATTCGGCGATGACTATGATACGAAAGACGGTACTTGTATTCGTGATTATATTCATGTCGTAGATTTAGCACAAGCACACCAAAAAGCGGTGGACTATATGCGTGCAGAGAAAAAAAATGACGTGTTCAATCTAGGCAATGGTAGTGGTTATTCTGTTTTCGATGTGATTCAGACAGTGGAACAAGTGACAGGACATTCAGTTTCAGTGAATGTAGTTGGACGGAGGGATGGCGATCCAGCTGTACTAATCGGCTCAGCGGAAAAAGCGCAGCGTGTACTTGGTTGGAATCCTATGTACGGAACACTCACTGATATCATCTCTACTGCATGGGTTTGGCATCAGAAAATGAATGGAGGAAAAAAATGA
- the fliW gene encoding flagellar assembly protein FliW: MNIQTKFHGDIELQPDQIWNFPKGIPGFEDENQFLLLPIEGNDIFQVLQSTLTPTTAFIVANPYTLVDDYSFDVDEPTVNLLNIKSEQDVFVLSIISLKEPFESSTINLQAPLIFQATTKKARQMILNDNKFSLRHPIGTLTAGKGGN, from the coding sequence ATGAACATCCAAACAAAATTTCACGGTGATATCGAACTTCAACCTGACCAAATCTGGAACTTCCCAAAAGGAATCCCGGGCTTCGAAGATGAAAATCAATTTCTGCTTCTTCCGATTGAAGGCAACGATATATTTCAAGTCCTACAATCCACACTAACACCAACAACTGCCTTCATCGTAGCGAACCCATACACACTCGTCGATGACTATAGTTTTGACGTCGATGAACCAACCGTTAATCTACTAAATATCAAAAGCGAGCAAGACGTTTTCGTACTCAGCATCATCTCACTCAAAGAACCATTCGAATCTTCAACCATCAACTTACAAGCGCCACTCATTTTCCAAGCAACTACCAAAAAAGCTAGACAAATGATCTTGAACGACAATAAGTTCTCATTACGCCATCCAATCGGTACACTAACAGCCGGAAAAGGGGGCAACTAA
- a CDS encoding UDP-glucose dehydrogenase family protein, translating into MKVAVIGTGYVGLVTGTLLAEIGHDVTCIDIDEMKIELLKTGIPTIYEPGLEQLLKNNLEKQKLSFTTNHATAFQNVELVFMAVGTPQGENGQANLSYIEQAAKDIAQTIDHDVTVVIKSTVPPGTNDYVEQQILKNLIHPVKIHVVSNPEFLREGHAIEDAFHGDRIVIGSEQREAGDLVESLFAPLQIPIVRTDRRSAEMIKYAANAFLAVKISYMNEIANLCDAIGADVTAVADGMGMDKRIGRAFLNAGIGYGGSCFPKDTEAVVHLAKQQAMQLSIVESAIKTNKAQRHRFVEKVLRHFDGNLTNKKIAILGLAFKPNTDDMREAPSVTIIDELQKNGAIIHVFDPIVTNEYSAASLYDCVTKADAVLLVTEWQDFLHADWTEIGKLVKGKVIFDGRNALEADKLQQLGWTYIGVGRERKRVYGFQES; encoded by the coding sequence GTGAAGGTAGCGGTCATTGGAACTGGATATGTAGGGCTCGTTACTGGAACGCTACTTGCAGAAATTGGTCATGATGTCACTTGTATTGATATTGATGAAATGAAAATCGAACTGCTTAAAACGGGTATACCCACTATTTATGAGCCTGGGTTGGAACAGCTTTTGAAAAATAATTTAGAAAAACAAAAACTATCGTTTACAACAAATCATGCAACAGCTTTTCAAAATGTAGAACTAGTATTTATGGCTGTCGGGACACCGCAAGGAGAAAATGGCCAAGCGAATTTATCTTATATTGAACAAGCGGCAAAGGATATTGCCCAAACGATTGATCATGATGTAACGGTCGTTATCAAAAGCACAGTCCCACCGGGCACGAATGATTATGTGGAGCAACAGATTCTTAAAAATCTGATACATCCTGTAAAGATCCATGTCGTTTCCAATCCGGAGTTTTTACGGGAAGGTCATGCAATCGAAGACGCATTTCATGGTGATCGAATTGTCATCGGTAGCGAGCAGCGTGAAGCAGGTGACCTTGTTGAATCACTATTTGCTCCATTGCAAATACCGATTGTTCGAACGGATCGTCGCAGTGCAGAAATGATTAAATATGCTGCGAATGCGTTCCTTGCAGTTAAAATCAGCTATATGAATGAAATTGCTAATCTTTGTGATGCAATAGGGGCGGATGTCACGGCTGTTGCAGATGGAATGGGGATGGACAAGCGGATTGGACGTGCGTTTTTAAATGCGGGAATCGGCTACGGTGGCTCATGCTTTCCAAAAGATACCGAAGCTGTTGTGCATCTTGCCAAGCAACAAGCAATGCAGTTAAGCATTGTCGAATCGGCGATAAAGACAAATAAAGCGCAGAGGCATAGATTTGTTGAGAAAGTCTTACGTCATTTTGATGGCAATCTCACAAATAAAAAGATCGCTATACTTGGACTCGCATTCAAACCGAATACAGACGATATGCGAGAAGCCCCTTCCGTCACAATCATAGATGAACTACAGAAAAATGGTGCAATCATCCATGTATTCGATCCGATTGTCACAAATGAATATAGTGCCGCATCATTGTATGATTGTGTGACGAAAGCGGACGCAGTATTACTCGTAACCGAGTGGCAAGACTTTTTACACGCTGACTGGACAGAAATCGGCAAGCTTGTTAAAGGAAAAGTTATTTTTGACGGCCGTAACGCTTTAGAAGCAGATAAATTGCAACAATTGGGCTGGACGTATATTGGTGTGGGAAGAGAAAGGAAGCGGGTATATGGTTTCCAGGAAAGTTGA
- the csrA gene encoding carbon storage regulator CsrA — MLVLSRKTNETIQIGDNIEIRVLEVKGDTVRIGIEAPKSVDILRGELVLSISETNTEAITLDTVLFSQLTKKN, encoded by the coding sequence ATGCTCGTACTCTCTCGCAAAACAAACGAAACCATCCAAATAGGCGACAACATTGAAATTCGCGTACTCGAAGTAAAAGGAGACACGGTACGGATCGGCATCGAAGCACCCAAATCCGTTGACATCCTACGCGGAGAACTCGTTCTGTCCATTTCTGAAACAAATACGGAAGCCATAACGCTTGATACAGTACTATTTTCACAACTCACAAAGAAAAACTAA
- a CDS encoding flagellin N-terminal helical domain-containing protein, protein MRINHNIAALNTHRQLNNNNNAASKSLEKLSSGLRINRAGDDAAGLSISEKMRNQIRGMEQASTNAQDAISLIQTAEGALNETHSMLQRMAVLYTKAGNETLTAEDNKKIEAEIKQLTSQIDDIATQTKFNKKELLSSGAATATPTLTFQVGANAGETISLTLTSASTTGLAIDDLEELTSGNATAAANLTKVQAAIETVSEIRSNLGAVQNRLEHTINNLGASEENLTAAESRIRDVDMAKQMMEFTKDNILTQAAQAMLAQSNQMPQGVLQLLR, encoded by the coding sequence ATGAGAATTAATCACAACATTGCAGCACTTAACACACACCGTCAACTAAATAACAACAACAATGCAGCTTCTAAAAGCTTGGAGAAATTATCTTCAGGTCTTCGCATCAACCGTGCAGGAGACGACGCAGCAGGTCTTTCAATTTCTGAAAAAATGCGTAACCAAATCCGCGGTATGGAGCAAGCTTCTACAAACGCACAAGATGCTATTTCACTAATCCAAACAGCTGAAGGTGCATTGAACGAAACGCATTCAATGCTACAACGTATGGCTGTACTATATACAAAAGCAGGTAACGAAACACTGACTGCGGAAGATAACAAAAAAATTGAAGCTGAAATTAAGCAACTAACTTCACAAATCGATGATATTGCAACACAAACTAAATTTAACAAAAAAGAGCTTTTATCATCAGGCGCTGCTACTGCTACTCCTACACTTACGTTCCAAGTTGGAGCTAATGCGGGAGAAACTATCAGCCTTACTCTTACGAGCGCTTCAACTACAGGTTTAGCAATCGACGATTTAGAGGAATTAACTAGTGGTAATGCAACTGCAGCGGCTAACCTAACTAAAGTTCAGGCTGCTATCGAAACAGTATCTGAAATTCGTTCGAACCTAGGGGCAGTTCAAAACCGTCTTGAGCATACAATCAACAACCTTGGAGCTTCTGAAGAGAACCTAACAGCTGCAGAATCACGCATCCGTGATGTTGATATGGCGAAGCAAATGATGGAGTTCACGAAGGACAACATCCTTACTCAAGCAGCACAAGCAATGTTGGCTCAATCGAATCAGATGCCACAAGGTGTACTACAACTCCTTAGGTAA
- a CDS encoding DUF6470 family protein: MDIQQLQIQTTNGILDLQIIKPTQEIEQPRATLTQEQPAAILEISTTRPRLSVDTTEARAEIDLKSIRRRNEEYAQLGRQGAMQGIGRRAQEGQQLLQIENGGNMIANLAKQNGTPPPAPLGIRFVGNKSGVQMSIQPGTTDIRFTPQKPITNVQVNKPVHHYTPGKVTGQMNPYPSIQIDVKW, translated from the coding sequence TTGGACATTCAGCAACTTCAAATTCAAACTACCAACGGTATTCTTGATCTACAGATAATAAAACCAACCCAAGAGATTGAACAACCAAGGGCAACACTCACCCAAGAACAACCCGCAGCCATTTTGGAAATTTCAACAACAAGACCACGGCTCTCTGTCGATACAACCGAAGCGCGTGCTGAAATCGATTTAAAAAGCATCAGAAGAAGAAATGAGGAATATGCCCAGTTAGGTAGACAGGGGGCCATGCAAGGAATTGGAAGAAGAGCCCAAGAAGGACAACAGCTGTTACAGATTGAAAACGGTGGAAATATGATTGCTAACTTGGCGAAACAAAATGGAACACCACCACCCGCACCACTCGGTATCCGCTTTGTCGGTAATAAATCAGGTGTCCAAATGTCTATTCAACCCGGTACAACTGATATCCGGTTCACGCCACAAAAGCCAATTACTAACGTGCAAGTGAACAAGCCTGTGCATCACTATACCCCAGGCAAAGTAACTGGGCAAATGAATCCATATCCATCTATTCAGATTGATGTGAAATGGTGA
- a CDS encoding UDP-glucuronic acid decarboxylase family protein: MKRIIVTGGAGFIGSHLIDRLLSMGHYVVCIDNLQTGSLENIQQHENNVNFEFIEHDIIQPLPEIGDIDEIYNLACAASPVHYQTDPIHTFKTNVLGALNMLELAKRTGATILQASTSEVYGDPLVHPQPESYLGHVNPIGIRSCYDEGKRGAETLFFDYARQYNTKIKVIRIFNTYGPKMDPKDGRVVSNFIMQALEKTALTVYGDGMQTRSFCYVDDLVEGILKMMASPENVRGPINLGNPYEFTMIELAEKVLSQTKSKATLQFQPLPSDDPKQRQPVIEQAKELLNWSPSTMLDEGLLKTIAYFETKR; encoded by the coding sequence ATGAAAAGAATTATTGTAACTGGCGGTGCAGGATTTATAGGTTCACATTTAATTGATCGATTACTAAGTATGGGTCATTATGTTGTTTGTATCGATAATTTACAGACTGGCTCGCTTGAAAATATTCAGCAACATGAAAACAACGTGAATTTCGAATTTATCGAGCATGATATTATCCAACCATTACCGGAAATTGGCGATATTGATGAAATTTATAATCTGGCTTGTGCAGCAAGTCCCGTACATTACCAGACAGATCCGATACACACATTCAAAACGAATGTACTAGGTGCGTTGAATATGCTGGAGTTGGCAAAGAGAACAGGTGCTACCATTTTACAAGCTTCAACATCTGAAGTATACGGTGACCCACTTGTTCATCCGCAGCCTGAAAGTTATCTCGGGCATGTCAATCCGATAGGTATTAGAAGTTGTTATGATGAAGGAAAACGTGGTGCGGAAACGCTGTTTTTCGATTATGCAAGGCAATATAACACGAAGATAAAAGTGATTCGTATTTTTAATACATATGGGCCAAAAATGGATCCAAAAGATGGTCGTGTTGTGAGCAATTTTATTATGCAGGCGCTAGAAAAAACTGCATTAACAGTGTATGGCGATGGGATGCAAACGCGTTCCTTCTGTTACGTGGATGACCTGGTCGAGGGAATCCTGAAAATGATGGCATCACCTGAAAATGTGCGTGGACCCATCAATCTCGGAAATCCTTATGAATTCACGATGATTGAACTCGCGGAGAAAGTGCTAAGTCAGACTAAAAGTAAAGCTACACTCCAATTTCAGCCATTGCCATCTGATGATCCGAAACAACGTCAGCCAGTTATCGAGCAGGCAAAAGAATTACTAAATTGGTCACCCTCAACAATGTTAGATGAGGGACTACTAAAAACAATAGCCTATTTTGAAACAAAACGATAA
- a CDS encoding DNA endonuclease, whose product MIQILPISTELEQLFYDSNRIKCIPKQILEGCTLPQFLATLYMDDGSLSITYRVNHRLKKIYLTPHIYLYLQSFSKSDLELLRNHIDKHFKVNLTLSKRKDGFGYVLKTTTVEQTFQFLRVIRSVILECPSMFYKTNWNYRFTQELMKWLTKYPGYGVITSSSERSKAYSDDEVELLIKLKLLGYSDKAVGELLNRSYWSVVYKWREIKNGSITLIEKITM is encoded by the coding sequence ATTATCCAGATCCTACCAATATCTACTGAACTAGAGCAACTGTTTTACGATTCAAATCGGATTAAATGCATTCCCAAACAAATCCTTGAAGGTTGTACACTACCCCAGTTTCTTGCCACCTTGTATATGGATGATGGTTCTCTCTCTATCACTTATCGGGTTAACCACAGATTGAAAAAAATCTATTTGACACCGCATATTTATCTTTATTTGCAGTCTTTCTCAAAATCAGATTTAGAGCTCTTAAGAAATCATATCGACAAACACTTTAAAGTAAACTTGACTTTAAGTAAACGGAAAGACGGATTTGGTTATGTATTAAAAACAACTACGGTAGAGCAAACCTTTCAATTTCTTCGAGTGATACGTTCTGTTATTCTAGAATGTCCATCCATGTTTTACAAAACAAACTGGAATTACCGATTTACGCAAGAGTTAATGAAATGGTTAACTAAATATCCGGGGTATGGGGTGATTACTAGTTCTAGCGAGCGAAGCAAAGCATATTCAGATGATGAAGTGGAATTGCTAATTAAACTAAAACTACTTGGTTATTCGGACAAGGCTGTTGGTGAGCTACTGAATAGAAGTTACTGGTCGGTCGTATATAAGTGGAGGGAAATAAAGAATGGATCCATTACACTAATTGAAAAAATCACAATGTAA